In Ovis aries strain OAR_USU_Benz2616 breed Rambouillet chromosome 14, ARS-UI_Ramb_v3.0, whole genome shotgun sequence, a single genomic region encodes these proteins:
- the FANCA gene encoding Fanconi anemia group A protein isoform X5, which yields MRICEADTRPPPKVLLTPEQRKKLSSLLEIAQNLLAQSMFSRLYFCQELWKAQNSLLLEAVWRLHVQNVVSIPELLESRADTQAVVVWLCKDLGLLCEQIEVPCQHAEVARAVLADLVQMFVLRAFQKSEGLKGDGAPAQMAQIAATVLERMLASTLEAMAAGLQEGSPAYKAGSCWFGVFSGPMCQSILSAETLKRWFCHTLTQILTHKPVLKVSDAVQMQREWSFARTPALLSGLYRRLFVILSPEELVGHLQDVLETQEVNWRHVLSCVSTLVICLPDAQQLVNGWVTRLLTRAFESWDLDSMVLAFLVVRQAALEGPAVFPSYATWFQATFGSTRGIHSCSKKALVFLFKFLSDLVPFEVPRYLQVHILHPPLVPGKYRTLLTDYVALAKTRLADLKVSIENMGLYEDLSSAGDVTQPQSQASQDVEKALTVFEHTGKVPVAILEASIFRRSYYLSHFLPALLTPRVLPRAPDSREALIESLRRADKIPPALYSTYRQACSTAGQKQPEDAAPGGEVEPSCAEEPLDLLMAALQELRASMTDPTQHDVLSAQVAMVSERLHSVLGLSEDVSSGEAAPVQLSIQAPELQPREQRVVDLLLTSFCQNLMAASSVAPPDRQGPWATHFVRALCGHRFLPAVLTRLCQLLHHQGPSLSASHVLGLAALAVHLGESRSVLPKVHVGPPAPARGLPIPEFIDSLLPCVAQQASALCLKFSTAAISYSLCKFSQSHELLHSCLSPGLIKKFQFIMFRWFPEARDPPSQEDLASPPWRPLCLPSVDWRRAALCLWKQRALKELLKQEGLQLTYRDWLQLEIEIQPEVDSLSDIERQDFQQWAIHQHFLPMPSAAGGCDGDLEAACTTLVDVLMDFCQSSRSYHHSENSDLVLGGCKGNRDIFSRLQEMAADLQQGPAPLGHAAPHGHFLFGVFHRRLQALTHGWDVASRLQRQQELLTCKRTLLGLPPSMLVSSPCAEQPTAPSCADFFHLVNSELRNFSHDGALTYDITAHFFRGLLNTCARSRDPSLAADLALTACQTQCPLLLTSALLWWSSLEPELHCRWRRWSQSLLPAELRKLQEAHLFAESMSSPIIPPPAPCPSWLCAAALHFAIQRARKESFRQELGKLDGQGEELFVSLFFFSLMGLLSSYLTPQAIGSLRALDICAEILGCLQKRRISWLLVFQLTEADVPVGRTLLGLAPDHQVRLLPVAFYSLLPYFDEDALLKEDAFLRVALNMYLKLVGLFVAGETGAVWTVAHGGELPTQGDPISLITNARLFLLQLIPRCPERSFLHVAELLAVSGDCDPEVSAALLSRRQAVLDPNLSQEPQLF from the exons ATGCGGATCTGTGAGGCAGACACGAGGCCCCCTCCCAAAGTGCTGCTGACACCAGAGCAGAGG aagaaattGTCGTCCTTGTTGGAGATCGCTCAGAACTTATTAGCACAGAGCATGTTTTCCCGTCTCTACTTCTGTCAAGAATTATGGAAAGCACAG AATTCTTTGCTGCTTGAAGCTGTGTGGCGTCTTCACGTTCAAAATGTTGTAAGCATCCCAGAGCTGCTGGAAAG CCGCGCTGACACCCAGGCCGTGGTGGTCTGGCTCTGCAAGGACCTGGGCCTGCTGTGTGAGCAGATAGAGGTGCCCTGTCAGCACGCTGAGGTCGCCAGGGCTGTGCTTGCCG ATCTTGTGCAAATGTTTGTTTTGAGAGCATTCCAGAAAAGCGAGGGTTTGAAGGGAGACGGGGCACCAGCTCAGATGGCCCAG ATCGCCGCTACTGTTCTTGAGCGGATGCTGGCCT CCACTCTCGAAGCCATGGCAGCTGGCCTACAGGAGGGGTCCCCAGCATACAAGGCGGGGAGCTGCTG GTTTGGCGTGTTCAGTGGACCCATGTGCCAGAGTATACTTTCAGCAGAGACTCTGAAGAGGTGGTTCTGTCATACTCTGACCCAGATCCTCACCCACAAGCCTGTGCTAAAAG TTTCCGATGCCGTTCAGATGCAGAGAGAGTGGAGCTTTGCAAGGACCCCCGCTCTGCTCAGTGGCCTGTACCGCAGG ctctttgtgatcctgagcccagaggagctggtgggccaCTTACAAGACGTTCTGGAGACGCAGGAGGTAAACTGGAGGCACGTGCTGTCCTGTGTGTCCACGCTGGTCATCTGCCTCCCGGATGCACAGCAGCTGGTTAATG GTTGGGTGACCCGTCTGCTGACACGTGCGTTCGAGAGCTGGGACTTGGACAGCATGGTCTTGGCGTTCCTAGTCGTGCGGCAGGCTGCGCTAGAGGGCCCAGCTGTCTTCCCGTCCTACGCTACCTGGTTCCAG GCCACTTTCGGCAGCACTAGGGGCATCCACAGCTGCAGCAAGAAGGCGCTGGTCTTCCTCTTCAAGTTCCTGTCCGACCTTGTGCCCTTCGAGGTCCCCCGGTACCTGCAG GTACACATTCTCCACCCACCCCTGGTCCCCGGCAAGTATCGCACCCTCCTCACCGATTATGTGGCGCTGGCCAAGACACGCCTGGCCGACCTCAAA GTTTCTATAGAAAACATGGGGCTCTATGAGGACCTGTCTTCTGCCGGAGATGTCACTCAG CCCCAGAGCCAAGCATCCCAGGATGTCGAGAAGGCACTCACGGTGTTTGAACACACAGGGAAGGTTCCTGTCGCCATCCTAGAGGCCAG CATATTCCGGAGGTCCTATTACCTGTCCCACTTCCTTCCTGCGCTGCTCACACCACGAGTG CTCCCGAGAGCCCCTGATTCCCGCGAGGCCCTTATCGAGTCCCTGAGGAG AGCGGATAAAATTCCCCCAGCCCTGTACTCCACCTACCGCCAAGCCTGCTCCACTGCTGGACAGAAGCAGCCAGAAG ATGCAGCCCCGGGAGGGGAGGTGGAGCCCAGCTGTGCAGAGGAGCCACTGGACCTGCTCATGGCTGCCCTGCAGGAGCTCAGGGCCTCTATGACAGACCCCACCCAGCATGACG TGCTATCAGCTCAGGTGGCCATGGTCTCCGAGAGGCTCCACTCTGTCCTGGGCCTCAGCGAGGATGTCAGCAGCGGCGAGGCGGCCCCGGTGCAGCTCAGCATCCAGGCCCCTGAGCTGCAGCCGCGGGAGCAGAGG GTGGTGGACCTCCTGCTGACGTCCTTTTGTCAGAACCTCATGGCAGCCTCCAGTGTCGCCCCACCGGACAG GCAGGGCCCCTGGGCCACCCACTTCGTGAGGGCCCTGTGTGGACACAGGTTCCTGCCAGCTGtgctcaccaggctctgccagcTGCTCCATCACCAG GGCCCAAGCCTGAGTGCCTCACACGTGCTGGGCTTGGCTGCGCTGGCTGTTCACCTGGGCGAGTCCAGGTCTGTGCTCCCCAAGGTGCACGTGGGCCCTCCTGCCCCTGCCAGGGGCCTGCCCATCCCTGAGTTCATCGACAGCCTCCTGCCCTGTGTGGCCCAGCAGGCCTCGGCCCTGTGTCTGAA ATTTTCTACAGCAGCAATTTCTTATTCCTTGTGTAAGTTTTCCCAGTCACATGAGCTTCTGCACAGCTGTCTGTCTCCTGGCCTTATAAAAAAG TTCCAGTTCATCATGTTCAGATGGTTCCCAGAAGCTCGAGACCCCCCGTCTCAGGAGGACCTGGCCAGCCCACCCTGGAGGCCCCTGTGCCTGCCCTCCGTGGACTGGCGGAGAGCCGCCCTCTGCCTGTGGAAGCAAAGAGCCCTGAAGGAACTGCTGAAGCAGGAGGGGCTCCAG TTGACTTATAGAGACTGGTTacaactggaaatagaaattCAGCCTGAAGTTGATTCTCTTTCAGATATAGAAAG GCAGGACTTCCAGCAGTGGGCCATCCACCAGCACTTCCTCCCCATGCCCTCTGCCGCTGGTGGCTGTGATGGAGACCTGGAAGCCGCTTGTACCACCCTGGTCGACGTGCTCATGGACTTCTGCCAAAG ttcgaGGAGTTATCATCACTCAGAGAATTCTGATTTGGTTCTTGGTGGCTGCAAAGGAAATCGGGACATTTTTTCCAGATTGCAG GAGATGGCTGCTGACCTGCAGCAGGGCCCTGCGCCCCTCGGCCACGCTGCTCCCCATGGACACTTTCTCTTCGGAGTTTTCCACAGACGCCTCCAGGCCCTGACTCACGGGTGGGATGTGGCCAGCCGCCTCCAGAGACAGCAGGAGCTGCTCACCTGCAAACG CACCCTCCTCGGCCTGCCCCCCTCCATGCTAGTCAGCAGCCCCTGTGCGGAGCAGCCGACCGCCCCCAGCTGCGCTGATTTCTTCCACTTGGTCAACTCAGAGTTG AGAAACTTCTCCCATGATGGTGCTCTCACCTACGACATCACCGCCCACTTCTTCAGG GGGCTCCTCAACACCTGTGCACGAAGCAGAGACCCATCCCTGGCAGCCGACTTGGCCCTGACCGCCTGCCAGACCCAGTGCCCCCTGCTGCTCACCTCTGCTCTG CTGTGGTGGTCAAGCCTGGAGCCCGAGCTGCACTGCCGGTGGAGGAGGTGGTCCCAGAGCCTGCTGCCTGCAGAGCTGCGGAAGCTGCAGGAGGCCCACCTCTTCGCTGAGAG CATGTCCTCCCCCATCATACCACCCCCCGCACCTTGCCCGTCCTGGCTCTGCGCGGCTGCCCTGCACTTTGCAATTCAACGGGCCAGGAAGGAGAGCTTCAGGCAGGAGCTGGGGAAGCTGGATGGCCAAGGAGAGGAG CTGTTCGtttccctgtttttcttttccttgatggGCCTGCTCTCTTCATATCTGACTCCACAG GCCATTGGCTCCCTGAGGGCTCTGGACATCTGTGCGGAGATCTTGGGGTGTCTGCAGAAGAGGAGGATTTCCTGGCTGCTGGTCTTTCAGCTGACGGAGGCGG ATGTCCCCGTGGGGCGCACCCTCCTTGGCCTGGCCCCCGACCACCAGGTCAGGCTGCTGCCGGTCGCCTTCTACAG CCTCCTTCCCTACTTTGACGAGGATGCCCTCCTCAAAGAAGATGCCTTCCTGCGCGTTGCTCTCAACATGTACCTGAAGCTTGTTGGCCTCTTTGTGGCTGGGGAGACCGGTGCAGTCTGGACTGTGGCCCATGGTGGGGAGCTCCCAACTCAG GGTGACCCCATAAGCCTGATAACAAATGCCCGTCTGTTTCTGCTGCAATTGATACCTCGGTGCCCAGAAAGGAGCTTCTTGCATGTGGCAGAG CTGCTGGCTGTGAGTGGAGATTGTGACCCGGAAGTGAGTGCTGCCCTCCTGAGCAGGCGGCAGGCTGTGCTggaccccaatctctcccaggagCCCCAACTCTTCTGA
- the FANCA gene encoding Fanconi anemia group A protein isoform X3, whose amino-acid sequence MSARGARVPASDQGPGVGRRSWAELLEGRVERQKLSPEGEQKVRESAVRLLRRHLNLNDLILEVEDPPCDQLCLRQLIDCDGPEAHTKLSSSLIGSALGDQATRLGIPVAVLSSQVVASGFMRICEADTRPPPKVLLTPEQRKKLSSLLEIAQNLLAQSMFSRLYFCQELWKAQNSLLLEAVWRLHVQNVVSIPELLESRADTQAVVVWLCKDLGLLCEQIEVPCQHAEVARAVLAATLEAMAAGLQEGSPAYKAGSCWFGVFSGPMCQSILSAETLKRWFCHTLTQILTHKPVLKVSDAVQMQREWSFARTPALLSGLYRRLFVILSPEELVGHLQDVLETQEVNWRHVLSCVSTLVICLPDAQQLVNGWVTRLLTRAFESWDLDSMVLAFLVVRQAALEGPAVFPSYATWFQATFGSTRGIHSCSKKALVFLFKFLSDLVPFEVPRYLQVHILHPPLVPGKYRTLLTDYVALAKTRLADLKVSIENMGLYEDLSSAGDVTQPQSQASQDVEKALTVFEHTGKVPVAILEASIFRRSYYLSHFLPALLTPRVLPRAPDSREALIESLRRADKIPPALYSTYRQACSTAGQKQPEDAAPGGEVEPSCAEEPLDLLMAALQELRASMTDPTQHDVLSAQVAMVSERLHSVLGLSEDVSSGEAAPVQLSIQAPELQPREQRVVDLLLTSFCQNLMAASSVAPPDRQGPWATHFVRALCGHRFLPAVLTRLCQLLHHQGPSLSASHVLGLAALAVHLGESRSVLPKVHVGPPAPARGLPIPEFIDSLLPCVAQQASALCLKFSTAAISYSLCKFSQSHELLHSCLSPGLIKKFQFIMFRWFPEARDPPSQEDLASPPWRPLCLPSVDWRRAALCLWKQRALKELLKQEGLQLTYRDWLQLEIEIQPEVDSLSDIERQDFQQWAIHQHFLPMPSAAGGCDGDLEAACTTLVDVLMDFCQSSRSYHHSENSDLVLGGCKGNRDIFSRLQEMAADLQQGPAPLGHAAPHGHFLFGVFHRRLQALTHGWDVASRLQRQQELLTCKRTLLGLPPSMLVSSPCAEQPTAPSCADFFHLVNSELRNFSHDGALTYDITAHFFRGLLNTCARSRDPSLAADLALTACQTQCPLLLTSALLWWSSLEPELHCRWRRWSQSLLPAELRKLQEAHLFAESMSSPIIPPPAPCPSWLCAAALHFAIQRARKESFRQELGKLDGQGEELFVSLFFFSLMGLLSSYLTPQAIGSLRALDICAEILGCLQKRRISWLLVFQLTEADVPVGRTLLGLAPDHQVRLLPVAFYSLLPYFDEDALLKEDAFLRVALNMYLKLVGLFVAGETGAVWTVAHGGELPTQGDPISLITNARLFLLQLIPRCPERSFLHVAELLAVSGDCDPEVSAALLSRRQAVLDPNLSQEPQLF is encoded by the exons GTGGAAGATCCTCCCTGTGACCAGCTGTGTCTCCGCCAATTGATTGATTGTGATGGTCCTGAGGCCCACACTAAGCTTTCCAGTTCATTGATAG GCTCTGCTTTGGGGGATCAAGCCACACGGCTGGGCATCCCGGTGGCTGTCCTGTCCAGCCAGGTGGTGGCATCTGGCTTCATGCGGATCTGTGAGGCAGACACGAGGCCCCCTCCCAAAGTGCTGCTGACACCAGAGCAGAGG aagaaattGTCGTCCTTGTTGGAGATCGCTCAGAACTTATTAGCACAGAGCATGTTTTCCCGTCTCTACTTCTGTCAAGAATTATGGAAAGCACAG AATTCTTTGCTGCTTGAAGCTGTGTGGCGTCTTCACGTTCAAAATGTTGTAAGCATCCCAGAGCTGCTGGAAAG CCGCGCTGACACCCAGGCCGTGGTGGTCTGGCTCTGCAAGGACCTGGGCCTGCTGTGTGAGCAGATAGAGGTGCCCTGTCAGCACGCTGAGGTCGCCAGGGCTGTGCTTGCCG CCACTCTCGAAGCCATGGCAGCTGGCCTACAGGAGGGGTCCCCAGCATACAAGGCGGGGAGCTGCTG GTTTGGCGTGTTCAGTGGACCCATGTGCCAGAGTATACTTTCAGCAGAGACTCTGAAGAGGTGGTTCTGTCATACTCTGACCCAGATCCTCACCCACAAGCCTGTGCTAAAAG TTTCCGATGCCGTTCAGATGCAGAGAGAGTGGAGCTTTGCAAGGACCCCCGCTCTGCTCAGTGGCCTGTACCGCAGG ctctttgtgatcctgagcccagaggagctggtgggccaCTTACAAGACGTTCTGGAGACGCAGGAGGTAAACTGGAGGCACGTGCTGTCCTGTGTGTCCACGCTGGTCATCTGCCTCCCGGATGCACAGCAGCTGGTTAATG GTTGGGTGACCCGTCTGCTGACACGTGCGTTCGAGAGCTGGGACTTGGACAGCATGGTCTTGGCGTTCCTAGTCGTGCGGCAGGCTGCGCTAGAGGGCCCAGCTGTCTTCCCGTCCTACGCTACCTGGTTCCAG GCCACTTTCGGCAGCACTAGGGGCATCCACAGCTGCAGCAAGAAGGCGCTGGTCTTCCTCTTCAAGTTCCTGTCCGACCTTGTGCCCTTCGAGGTCCCCCGGTACCTGCAG GTACACATTCTCCACCCACCCCTGGTCCCCGGCAAGTATCGCACCCTCCTCACCGATTATGTGGCGCTGGCCAAGACACGCCTGGCCGACCTCAAA GTTTCTATAGAAAACATGGGGCTCTATGAGGACCTGTCTTCTGCCGGAGATGTCACTCAG CCCCAGAGCCAAGCATCCCAGGATGTCGAGAAGGCACTCACGGTGTTTGAACACACAGGGAAGGTTCCTGTCGCCATCCTAGAGGCCAG CATATTCCGGAGGTCCTATTACCTGTCCCACTTCCTTCCTGCGCTGCTCACACCACGAGTG CTCCCGAGAGCCCCTGATTCCCGCGAGGCCCTTATCGAGTCCCTGAGGAG AGCGGATAAAATTCCCCCAGCCCTGTACTCCACCTACCGCCAAGCCTGCTCCACTGCTGGACAGAAGCAGCCAGAAG ATGCAGCCCCGGGAGGGGAGGTGGAGCCCAGCTGTGCAGAGGAGCCACTGGACCTGCTCATGGCTGCCCTGCAGGAGCTCAGGGCCTCTATGACAGACCCCACCCAGCATGACG TGCTATCAGCTCAGGTGGCCATGGTCTCCGAGAGGCTCCACTCTGTCCTGGGCCTCAGCGAGGATGTCAGCAGCGGCGAGGCGGCCCCGGTGCAGCTCAGCATCCAGGCCCCTGAGCTGCAGCCGCGGGAGCAGAGG GTGGTGGACCTCCTGCTGACGTCCTTTTGTCAGAACCTCATGGCAGCCTCCAGTGTCGCCCCACCGGACAG GCAGGGCCCCTGGGCCACCCACTTCGTGAGGGCCCTGTGTGGACACAGGTTCCTGCCAGCTGtgctcaccaggctctgccagcTGCTCCATCACCAG GGCCCAAGCCTGAGTGCCTCACACGTGCTGGGCTTGGCTGCGCTGGCTGTTCACCTGGGCGAGTCCAGGTCTGTGCTCCCCAAGGTGCACGTGGGCCCTCCTGCCCCTGCCAGGGGCCTGCCCATCCCTGAGTTCATCGACAGCCTCCTGCCCTGTGTGGCCCAGCAGGCCTCGGCCCTGTGTCTGAA ATTTTCTACAGCAGCAATTTCTTATTCCTTGTGTAAGTTTTCCCAGTCACATGAGCTTCTGCACAGCTGTCTGTCTCCTGGCCTTATAAAAAAG TTCCAGTTCATCATGTTCAGATGGTTCCCAGAAGCTCGAGACCCCCCGTCTCAGGAGGACCTGGCCAGCCCACCCTGGAGGCCCCTGTGCCTGCCCTCCGTGGACTGGCGGAGAGCCGCCCTCTGCCTGTGGAAGCAAAGAGCCCTGAAGGAACTGCTGAAGCAGGAGGGGCTCCAG TTGACTTATAGAGACTGGTTacaactggaaatagaaattCAGCCTGAAGTTGATTCTCTTTCAGATATAGAAAG GCAGGACTTCCAGCAGTGGGCCATCCACCAGCACTTCCTCCCCATGCCCTCTGCCGCTGGTGGCTGTGATGGAGACCTGGAAGCCGCTTGTACCACCCTGGTCGACGTGCTCATGGACTTCTGCCAAAG ttcgaGGAGTTATCATCACTCAGAGAATTCTGATTTGGTTCTTGGTGGCTGCAAAGGAAATCGGGACATTTTTTCCAGATTGCAG GAGATGGCTGCTGACCTGCAGCAGGGCCCTGCGCCCCTCGGCCACGCTGCTCCCCATGGACACTTTCTCTTCGGAGTTTTCCACAGACGCCTCCAGGCCCTGACTCACGGGTGGGATGTGGCCAGCCGCCTCCAGAGACAGCAGGAGCTGCTCACCTGCAAACG CACCCTCCTCGGCCTGCCCCCCTCCATGCTAGTCAGCAGCCCCTGTGCGGAGCAGCCGACCGCCCCCAGCTGCGCTGATTTCTTCCACTTGGTCAACTCAGAGTTG AGAAACTTCTCCCATGATGGTGCTCTCACCTACGACATCACCGCCCACTTCTTCAGG GGGCTCCTCAACACCTGTGCACGAAGCAGAGACCCATCCCTGGCAGCCGACTTGGCCCTGACCGCCTGCCAGACCCAGTGCCCCCTGCTGCTCACCTCTGCTCTG CTGTGGTGGTCAAGCCTGGAGCCCGAGCTGCACTGCCGGTGGAGGAGGTGGTCCCAGAGCCTGCTGCCTGCAGAGCTGCGGAAGCTGCAGGAGGCCCACCTCTTCGCTGAGAG CATGTCCTCCCCCATCATACCACCCCCCGCACCTTGCCCGTCCTGGCTCTGCGCGGCTGCCCTGCACTTTGCAATTCAACGGGCCAGGAAGGAGAGCTTCAGGCAGGAGCTGGGGAAGCTGGATGGCCAAGGAGAGGAG CTGTTCGtttccctgtttttcttttccttgatggGCCTGCTCTCTTCATATCTGACTCCACAG GCCATTGGCTCCCTGAGGGCTCTGGACATCTGTGCGGAGATCTTGGGGTGTCTGCAGAAGAGGAGGATTTCCTGGCTGCTGGTCTTTCAGCTGACGGAGGCGG ATGTCCCCGTGGGGCGCACCCTCCTTGGCCTGGCCCCCGACCACCAGGTCAGGCTGCTGCCGGTCGCCTTCTACAG CCTCCTTCCCTACTTTGACGAGGATGCCCTCCTCAAAGAAGATGCCTTCCTGCGCGTTGCTCTCAACATGTACCTGAAGCTTGTTGGCCTCTTTGTGGCTGGGGAGACCGGTGCAGTCTGGACTGTGGCCCATGGTGGGGAGCTCCCAACTCAG GGTGACCCCATAAGCCTGATAACAAATGCCCGTCTGTTTCTGCTGCAATTGATACCTCGGTGCCCAGAAAGGAGCTTCTTGCATGTGGCAGAG CTGCTGGCTGTGAGTGGAGATTGTGACCCGGAAGTGAGTGCTGCCCTCCTGAGCAGGCGGCAGGCTGTGCTggaccccaatctctcccaggagCCCCAACTCTTCTGA